In the Triticum aestivum cultivar Chinese Spring chromosome 2B, IWGSC CS RefSeq v2.1, whole genome shotgun sequence genome, AGTTAAACTccctacatgatcaacaccagccTTTGTCGAAGATAAAGAAAAGAGATAGTCTGAATAGTAATTTTGCACTGGATCATATTAACTTGTATCATTCTATGACCTATATAATGCATAGAGGCTGTGCAATTACCATCAGTGAAGCAGTAATAACTAAGAATATAGTCCAACTAACAATATGAACACAAAAATAAGCTTGAAACATACAAATCGAGTGGATAATACATGGCATCTCATAGAGATGTTGAAATTAAGCCAGATGTACATGGTTAATATATCCTCAATCCGATGTACTTTAGGATCCCGCAAAAACATTATTCTTTTATTAGGACTATTTTGAAATTATAGATGTTTCAAGCCTGCAACATGCTTTACTACTTTTTGTTAGGACAAATTTTCAGGGTCCAGTCAATTAAACATCCATCATACCTTCATACAGCTAGAACTAACAAAATAGTGACTGTCCTAAGTTAAACAGTCATTGGACAAAACTGAAGCATACAGAAGGACCCTGACCCCTTGCAGATTGTTAGTTTAACAGAGAATACTTTGCATGAAATCGTAGACAATTGTCATACCCGCCCGCCCAGACAAAGGTTCTTTGTGATTGAATCTACCAATGGTGTCTGTAGAACTCTTCGCTTGTGATGTCTTTTCTTAAAGTGAGGATCAGGACACTGCAGAAAAGATGACTGCAACTCAGCTCTCAATTCCATAACATCAACTAAACCAGCATAAGCACAGGGACATATCGTATATAACTTAGAACAGTTACAGAATTACGCTCAGCTACACTCACCAGTATTGAAACAAGCGATAGGGGACCAGGGTATGATGACACAATTTGCTCGAAAGACACCGTTGCATTTGCAAGCATAAAGTAACTGTGCCAAGGGAGCAATTTCAAACACTATTAAATTGTTCTGATAGCACGAAGCCCTCAAATGTCCATATGTGAGAAAGAAGATCTGAGGCATAGCTTACACATTTCTAAGCCCCAATTCTGTTACCCAGAATTGTGTGCGCTCGACCAACTAGACAAAAATAAGCAAAACAAGCAGAGCATTATGACCACACCAAAAATCACACATTGAGAACCATGATTAAATTAAACATAGAAGCACAAGAACCTTCTGCCGGATTTCCAGTCCGAGGTAATTCCGCCTTTCACCGGAGTTCTTTGCTAACCAAACCAAGAATCTCCCACTCCCTGCGCATGAAAGAAAAAATCCCCTGATAGCTGAGGCTAAAGGAAATGTACAGCACAATGGAGATGCAATGGAAGGAGACATGTGCCCACCGCAGCCGATGTCGACCATGAGGGGCAGCAGGGGATCTTGGAACACCTCCGTCCATTCAGGCGGCTCCGTGGGCTCCTGCAGGCAGAGCAGAGTAAGAATCGACGGAAGGGGACGAGGCCGCGCCGGCGTTCGCCGTATGGATCTTGAAGATTGTGGCACAGGCTTACGACGAACAAGGCGCTGAGCGGATTCACGTGCTGCCGGATGCGAAGGTGATGGCCCCGCTGCATACACCAAAACCAATTGGTGGGTGGTCAGGCTGGTACGCTATTTCGAAAAGGAGACGGAGGTTGAAGACGGGGGTGGGGTTGGGGCGGACATTGGGGTAGAGGGGGCGGAGATTGAGGTCCGCGTACTCCCTGTCCACCGCGTCGGTGCTCCGCGCGGCGGAGCACAAGGTCCGGCGCCGAGCGCGGCGACTGACGGGAGGCGCGCGGACGAGGCGGCAGCACAGGGAGGCCGCGGCCGTCCAAGCCATTCTGGCGGCGCTTCCGGCTGGTGCTTCAGCGGCGGCGCTGCCTGTACCACACCCAGCCGAAGGGGTTATCTTTTTTTCTTTCAGTCGGCGAGGGGTTATCAAGGGGTGGAAATGTTAAGAGGAAATTCTTTTTAGGGTAGCTTAAAAAAAATTCTTTATGTTAAGAGGAAAGTGTCACATGTGTGGCACCAAGCAATTCCGTCTTGTCtttttatggcaactttagttaCTTGAGGATGACAACTCGTGGTTTTTACCGAATCAACTTGTTTCTTTATGACAACCCTGGATTTGAGCGGATCCACTGATGGCAAACACCGACCGAACCCCGTGAGATCTGCCGGAGACAAACCACCACATGCGCATCGATGACGCTAGACACATCATCGgacggggctaggcggggagaaccttattccgtCTCGACACAAACCCTACATAAACTCCAAAAATAACCTAAAAATGAAGCCCTCCCGTCAGCAAGGACCGGGATAttcgcgcctccatggccctaaggccacagaaGACGAGGTAGGGTGACAGCTACGCGCAGGAGGCAACGGAAACCCTAGCCAAATATTACCTCCGTACCAAAATATTTAAGTCTAGCAAAACGTCTTATATGTCGATACGAATGGTGTACATGAAGAGTACCAGTCGACACACTTACCAAAAGGAAATAATCTCTGAATTTACTGGTGTGGGCTCCCAAAGGTGTGGCCCACATTGCTCTCTTTATCGATATTCCTGACAACGCAACTCTCGGAGCCGCTAAGAATAATTCTGCTATTCTAGTTTCCCCTCTCGCTAGGATCCATATTGTGACGCCCTAGATTCAagcgtacactaatcatacacgtaaatgtgtacgatcaagatcaaggactcacgggaagatatcacaacacaactctagacacaaattaaaataatacaagctttatattacaagccaggggcctcgagggctcgaatacataagctcaaatacacaagagtcagtggaagcaacaatatctgagtacagacataggttagacaagtttgccttaagaaggctagcacaaaagcaataacgatcgaaaaggcaaggcctcctgcctgggagcctcctaactactcctggtcatcggcggcctccacgtagtagtaggtaccctcagtgtagtagcagtcatcgtcgaaggtggcgtctggatcctgggctccaccatctggttgcgacatccgagaagaatggaaaagagggaaaaaaaggggagcaaagcaaccgtgagtactcatccaaaatactcgcaagcaaggatctacactacatatgcatcaatatcaatgagatgggatgtatctgtggactggactacAGAATgtcagaagagaaggggaaagcctagcctatcgaagactaggatcttcaagcaactccaagcatcttgcagcattcagaagagtacagaatagcataaagtaaagtagtagtagtgttatcaacctcggtcagagatcctttctcgactccctacgagaaagcaatcctggagccatactatccagttatcacctcaagtatccagttctagttgtatcgatcgggatacaactccaagtgtccgttaccgtaggacaagctatcgatagatgttttcttccctgcaggggtgcaccaacttacccatcacgctcgattaactccggctggacacactttcctgggtcatgcccgacctcggccaaacaatacgtcgcaatctgacctaggcttaatagagaggtcagcacgctagactaaacctatgcccccaggggtcatgggccatcacctcgggaactcctgcacgttgcgaacgcggccggtgagcagacctagctacctccttcaaaaaggaaggcgcttaccagtccaacccggcacacgtcgctcagtcgctgacgtc is a window encoding:
- the LOC123046755 gene encoding tRNA (guanine-N(7)-)-methyltransferase, translating into MAWTAAASLCCRLVRAPPVSRRARRRTLCSAARSTDAVDREYADLNLRPLYPNRGHHLRIRQHVNPLSALFVEPTEPPEWTEVFQDPLLPLMVDIGCGSGRFLVWLAKNSGERRNYLGLEIRQKLVERTQFWVTELGLRNVYFMLANATVSFEQIVSSYPGPLSLVSILCPDPHFKKRHHKRRVLQTPLVDSITKNLCLGGRVLVQSDVLDVAADMRGRFDGYSDVFENADRIDKDLQCDNEGWLLDNPMGIRTEREIHAELEGATIYRRMYQKTRRFSPDYSIS